Proteins from one Terriglobales bacterium genomic window:
- the gspD gene encoding type II secretion system secretin GspD produces MMVVLALVSFAGVASARAPRSGAAQQGGQPANPPQQQQTSLCPNGAPKQKMETPFGPIESCPDAGNPPAAPAVAAPQAAPAQPPAPAPAAPTAQEKPGEPATAESKPADIKPSDLKPAEGSGPEAAVSLNLENADLYQVLRIVGSELKINYVVDPAVKGSVTINTSTSVSRKDLFSVLEMILELNGAAAVKANGYYSIVPLANARQQAMNFHYAKKAEGPPPEEAFSLMVVPMKFMSASEMSKILTPFMSSAGQIVVQEKGNIMLISESSAKLKQLQQIVDVFDDPVLGRQRVHLFPVTNNLAANLIVELRSVFAGYGLTTGSSGIQFVPMDRLNSILAISPSPEVFPEVESWIQKLDQPSRDVGIRNFVYKVQNAKATELRDILNELYGGQPAKAPPAAANPSAENPALLLGPPQGYAAPQNPQAGAAAPKAAESGQGRVQGELRIMADERNNALIIQCTPHDYDVIQRTLQELDVLPRQVLIDARVYEVALTGDLSLGISAFLDQKSNLNPLVTTASFSAGQSPALQASTFAVLSNTRALQLFLTAQENRSRVKTLSAPSILVTDNTSARVQVGSEVPVPIGSALTPVTNGGTSLFAQSVQYRDTGVILTVTPRVNAGGIVTLTVAQEVSTPGANTLQANSGPVINKSQFQTTVVLKDGQTMALGGIIRDTNTLLRNRVPLLGDIPGVGMLFGSTARTTTRSELVLLITPHVAEDLSQGAAITDDFVSRMKNMKKDLQKAVTR; encoded by the coding sequence ATGATGGTTGTGCTGGCGCTGGTTTCATTCGCCGGCGTCGCCTCGGCACGCGCGCCCCGCTCCGGCGCCGCGCAGCAGGGCGGCCAGCCGGCGAATCCGCCACAACAGCAGCAGACTTCGTTGTGCCCCAACGGCGCGCCCAAGCAGAAGATGGAAACGCCGTTTGGTCCCATCGAGAGCTGCCCTGACGCCGGAAATCCGCCGGCAGCGCCGGCCGTAGCCGCGCCGCAAGCTGCGCCCGCGCAGCCGCCCGCTCCGGCGCCTGCCGCGCCCACGGCGCAGGAAAAGCCTGGCGAGCCGGCCACGGCCGAAAGCAAGCCGGCGGACATCAAGCCCTCTGACCTGAAGCCCGCCGAAGGTTCCGGTCCCGAGGCCGCCGTGTCTCTGAACCTGGAAAATGCTGATCTCTACCAGGTGCTGCGCATTGTGGGCAGCGAGTTGAAGATCAATTACGTGGTCGATCCGGCCGTGAAGGGCTCGGTGACCATCAACACTTCGACCAGCGTCTCGCGCAAGGACTTGTTCAGCGTCCTGGAAATGATCCTGGAGCTGAACGGCGCCGCCGCGGTGAAGGCGAACGGCTACTACAGCATCGTGCCGCTGGCCAACGCGCGCCAGCAGGCAATGAATTTCCACTATGCGAAGAAGGCCGAAGGGCCGCCGCCCGAGGAGGCGTTTTCGCTGATGGTCGTCCCGATGAAGTTCATGTCGGCGTCGGAAATGAGCAAGATCCTCACGCCGTTCATGTCCTCTGCCGGGCAGATCGTTGTCCAGGAAAAGGGCAACATCATGCTGATCAGCGAGAGCTCGGCCAAGCTGAAGCAACTGCAGCAGATCGTTGACGTCTTCGACGATCCCGTCCTCGGCCGCCAGCGCGTGCATCTGTTCCCGGTCACGAACAATCTGGCTGCCAACCTGATCGTCGAGTTGCGCAGCGTCTTCGCCGGATACGGCCTGACCACCGGCAGCAGCGGCATCCAGTTCGTTCCCATGGACCGGCTGAATTCGATTCTCGCCATCAGCCCGTCGCCGGAAGTTTTTCCGGAAGTCGAATCCTGGATCCAGAAGCTCGATCAGCCTTCGCGCGATGTCGGCATCCGCAACTTCGTCTACAAGGTGCAGAACGCCAAGGCGACCGAGTTGCGCGACATCCTCAACGAGCTGTACGGCGGACAGCCGGCCAAGGCGCCGCCGGCGGCCGCGAACCCTTCGGCCGAGAATCCTGCGCTTCTTCTCGGCCCGCCGCAGGGATATGCCGCGCCGCAGAACCCGCAGGCAGGCGCAGCCGCGCCCAAGGCGGCTGAAAGCGGACAGGGGCGCGTACAGGGCGAGCTGCGCATCATGGCCGACGAGCGTAACAATGCGCTCATCATCCAGTGCACGCCGCACGACTACGACGTCATCCAGCGCACACTCCAGGAACTCGATGTGCTCCCGCGCCAGGTGCTCATTGACGCGCGCGTGTACGAGGTTGCGCTCACCGGCGACCTCTCGCTCGGAATCTCCGCGTTTCTCGACCAGAAGAGCAATCTCAACCCGCTGGTGACAACGGCGTCGTTTTCCGCCGGGCAGTCCCCGGCGCTTCAGGCGTCCACCTTTGCGGTGCTCAGCAATACGCGCGCTCTCCAGCTCTTCCTCACCGCGCAGGAGAACCGGTCACGCGTGAAGACGCTCTCGGCGCCCTCGATTCTGGTGACCGACAACACCAGCGCGCGGGTCCAGGTGGGGAGCGAAGTCCCGGTGCCCATCGGTTCGGCGCTGACGCCGGTTACGAACGGCGGCACCAGCCTTTTCGCGCAGAGCGTGCAGTATCGCGACACCGGCGTCATCCTGACCGTGACGCCACGCGTGAACGCCGGCGGCATCGTCACCTTGACGGTGGCACAGGAAGTCAGCACTCCGGGCGCGAACACGTTGCAGGCCAACAGCGGTCCGGTGATCAACAAGTCTCAGTTCCAGACCACGGTGGTGCTGAAGGACGGCCAGACGATGGCGCTCGGCGGCATCATTCGCGACACCAATACGCTGCTTCGCAACCGCGTGCCGCTGCTCGGCGACATTCCCGGTGTCGGCATGCTCTTCGGCTCCACGGCCCGCACCACGACGCGGTCTGAACTGGTGCTGCTCATCACGCCGCACGTCGCCGAAGACCTCTCCCAGGGCGCGGCGATCACCGACGACTTTGTCTCGCGCATGAAGAACATGAAGAAGGACCTCCAGAAGGCTGTCACGCGCTGA
- the gspM gene encoding type II secretion system protein GspM: MTLAAREKKFVMLAAASAVVFALLNWVVLPWTDQLMDSGEQLRLAEKKLRQEKELLAAAPQIAAQTQALQLRLDAEEKRLLPTADAAQSGAQLQSWLVQRAGELQLEVQRSDFLAPAPVSEKYVRVPVRLDLNGPITQVAQFMNAVTHADRLVSVDELQVTSFGVEKEKRVRCTLVISGLMAKGA; this comes from the coding sequence ATGACGCTCGCCGCGCGTGAAAAGAAATTCGTGATGCTCGCCGCCGCTTCGGCCGTGGTTTTCGCGCTGCTGAACTGGGTGGTGCTCCCGTGGACGGACCAGCTCATGGACTCGGGCGAGCAACTCCGCCTCGCCGAGAAAAAGCTGCGCCAGGAAAAGGAACTGCTCGCCGCCGCCCCGCAGATCGCCGCGCAGACCCAGGCGCTTCAATTGCGCCTCGACGCCGAAGAGAAGCGCCTGCTGCCCACCGCCGACGCAGCCCAATCCGGCGCGCAGTTGCAGTCGTGGCTCGTGCAGCGCGCCGGTGAACTCCAGCTCGAGGTGCAGCGCAGCGACTTCCTCGCGCCTGCGCCCGTCTCGGAGAAATATGTGCGCGTTCCCGTGCGCTTGGATTTGAACGGGCCTATCACGCAGGTGGCGCAGTTCATGAACGCGGTCACGCACGCCGATCGTCTCGTGTCGGTGGACGAGCTTCAGGTCACCAGTTTCGGCGTGGAGAAGGAAAAGCGGGTGCGTTGCACGCTGGTGATTTCCGGCCTCATGGCCAAAGGTGCTTAG
- a CDS encoding PilN domain-containing protein, giving the protein MFADRYAFASLKKLAPVARTPRLARTTRHSGWSVRRAALGLEVRGASLFLACVRPGYKRRWLTSTGVIHDFAQLSAEQLRQRIADVLGSSAAEEPAVVLGLPRREVIVRHLQLPAAAQKSLDSVLDLQLGLYKPSDDEEFCWDAAVGAPSGANDAQLAVSLAFAPRTRVQELAALLREAGYAPARLTTAQFSTLDWVLRGRDLKTSPRLIVLQARGAEVELAVVEDGRCLLSRSFVAANADAVAAQVQQSLATLRTTRAEPFTILVAGPGSEDWREPLASLGTVERLSYFCQAEEVSETVEARDSGSEEFWGAIALALDGLSWAGDYRLNLLPRELRAARRRWRNAPLIALLVLDALLLGALVARKPVQQRLLLRRYGHEIEQVQRSAEKIALQKAKSEKIEQRLATLRDFQQKGRRPLDALSDVAQKLPPDAWVSNFTCHQGTVELVGIAKSASVLLPALKASNELDDVQFAGALTRDPAGERFRMQMKLRASR; this is encoded by the coding sequence GGCGCGTCGCTGTTTCTGGCGTGCGTGCGCCCGGGATACAAGCGCCGCTGGCTGACATCGACGGGCGTGATCCACGACTTCGCCCAGCTCAGCGCCGAGCAGTTGCGGCAGCGCATTGCCGACGTGCTTGGATCGAGCGCCGCCGAAGAGCCCGCCGTGGTGCTTGGCCTGCCGCGCCGTGAAGTGATCGTGCGCCATCTGCAGTTGCCAGCCGCGGCACAGAAATCACTCGACAGCGTTCTGGACCTGCAACTTGGGCTCTACAAGCCCAGCGACGACGAAGAATTCTGCTGGGACGCGGCCGTCGGCGCTCCCTCGGGCGCGAACGACGCGCAGCTTGCCGTCAGCCTTGCCTTCGCGCCCCGGACGCGCGTTCAGGAACTGGCCGCGCTGCTGCGCGAGGCCGGCTACGCGCCGGCGCGGCTCACCACCGCGCAATTTTCCACGCTCGACTGGGTCCTGCGGGGCCGCGACCTGAAGACCTCGCCTCGCCTCATCGTTCTGCAAGCACGCGGCGCCGAGGTCGAACTCGCCGTTGTCGAAGATGGGCGCTGCCTGCTGTCGCGCAGTTTCGTCGCCGCGAACGCCGATGCTGTTGCCGCACAGGTCCAACAGTCGCTGGCCACGCTTCGCACCACGCGCGCCGAGCCATTCACGATCCTGGTCGCCGGCCCGGGCTCGGAAGACTGGCGCGAACCGCTGGCGTCGCTCGGAACGGTCGAGCGCCTCAGCTATTTCTGCCAGGCGGAAGAAGTCAGCGAGACGGTCGAAGCGCGCGACTCTGGCAGCGAAGAATTCTGGGGCGCGATCGCCCTGGCGCTCGACGGCCTGAGCTGGGCCGGCGACTATCGGCTCAACCTGCTGCCGCGCGAACTGCGCGCCGCGCGCCGGCGCTGGCGCAACGCGCCGCTCATCGCGCTGCTGGTGCTCGACGCGCTTCTGCTGGGCGCGCTGGTGGCCCGCAAGCCGGTCCAGCAACGGCTGCTCCTTCGCCGCTACGGCCACGAAATCGAGCAGGTACAGCGCAGCGCGGAGAAGATCGCGCTGCAGAAGGCGAAGTCGGAAAAGATCGAGCAGCGGCTCGCCACGCTGCGCGACTTCCAGCAGAAAGGCCGCAGGCCGCTCGACGCCCTCAGCGACGTGGCGCAAAAGCTCCCGCCTGACGCATGGGTGAGCAACTTCACCTGCCACCAGGGCACGGTCGAACTGGTCGGCATCGCCAAGTCCGCTTCCGTTCTGCTGCCTGCGCTGAAGGCCAGCAACGAGCTCGATGACGTTCAGTTCGCCGGCGCGCTCACTCGCGATCCTGCGGGCGAGCGCTTCCGCATGCAGATGAAGCTGAGGGCCAGCCGATGA
- a CDS encoding amidohydrolase family protein has protein sequence MQSSRTLFRIALTLLLFSLPLAAQLPPPAVLIKNVTLFDGTGKPPQTGVSILVDNGRIKAIGAAVDAPARAQVIDGTGKYVVPGLFDARVQLSSSPANRILRAEVGEEQRVAWMHSLVAAGVTSARLIQGDLVEQRYFQHWTTLDLLNAPHLIAAGPTFTAVDGIPADQYPVLARMVKEREVYEIKDVDQAREKARVVAHNGGEAFEIVYDSGPAARPAPRLSDDVLKLIITEAHGHDLKVFVWVSYNEEALTAIAAGADVIEGISEEVVSDAVLAEMAAKKVAFLPSLASQGDLVTLIQPEAMKTYLADPLVARSLSPVMKKSLASEKGALPQMRLVLDERMITRADMEAAQADAKKAEEAAKKAAETRQKSKGGDGKKEAVAPAPPAPREPTGERIGTLLEKQQERAEQNVKRALAAGIPIVTGSGAGNPLIFAGPGLHRELALLVKAGMTPIQAITAATRNTAASMGKDADSGTIETGKLGDLVLLDADPLADIGNLAKINTVLRGGRKITPDEPDIY, from the coding sequence GTGCAATCAAGCCGAACCCTGTTCCGCATCGCCCTCACGCTGTTGCTGTTCTCGCTTCCGCTGGCGGCGCAGCTTCCGCCGCCGGCCGTGCTCATCAAGAACGTCACGCTGTTCGACGGCACGGGAAAGCCGCCCCAGACGGGCGTTTCCATCCTGGTCGACAACGGCCGCATCAAGGCGATCGGCGCTGCCGTCGATGCTCCCGCTCGCGCGCAGGTGATTGACGGCACGGGCAAGTACGTTGTGCCTGGCTTGTTCGACGCGCGCGTGCAGCTCAGCAGCAGCCCCGCGAACCGCATTCTGCGCGCCGAGGTTGGTGAAGAGCAGCGCGTCGCCTGGATGCACTCGCTGGTCGCCGCCGGTGTTACCTCGGCGCGCCTGATTCAGGGCGATCTGGTCGAGCAGCGCTACTTCCAGCATTGGACCACGCTCGATCTGCTCAACGCGCCGCACCTGATCGCTGCCGGGCCGACCTTCACCGCAGTCGATGGAATTCCTGCCGATCAATATCCCGTGCTCGCGCGCATGGTGAAGGAGCGCGAGGTGTACGAGATCAAGGACGTGGACCAGGCGCGCGAGAAGGCGCGCGTGGTCGCGCACAACGGCGGGGAAGCCTTCGAGATTGTCTACGACTCGGGCCCAGCGGCTCGGCCTGCGCCGCGCTTGAGCGACGACGTGTTGAAGCTGATCATCACCGAAGCTCACGGCCACGACCTGAAGGTCTTCGTCTGGGTCAGCTACAACGAAGAAGCGCTGACGGCGATTGCAGCCGGCGCCGACGTGATCGAGGGCATTTCGGAGGAAGTGGTCAGCGATGCCGTTCTCGCCGAAATGGCGGCCAAGAAGGTCGCGTTCCTGCCGTCGCTCGCGTCGCAGGGCGATCTGGTGACGCTGATCCAGCCGGAAGCCATGAAGACCTATCTTGCTGATCCGCTCGTCGCGCGCAGCCTTTCGCCCGTAATGAAGAAGAGCCTTGCCAGCGAGAAAGGCGCGCTGCCGCAGATGCGGCTTGTCTTGGACGAGCGCATGATCACGCGCGCCGACATGGAAGCCGCGCAGGCTGACGCGAAGAAGGCCGAAGAAGCAGCGAAGAAGGCCGCCGAAACCAGGCAAAAATCCAAAGGCGGAGACGGCAAGAAGGAAGCCGTTGCGCCCGCGCCTCCCGCTCCGCGCGAACCTACCGGCGAAAGAATCGGCACGCTGCTGGAGAAGCAGCAGGAGCGCGCCGAGCAGAACGTGAAGCGGGCGCTCGCGGCCGGCATTCCCATCGTCACCGGCAGCGGAGCAGGGAACCCGCTCATCTTCGCCGGCCCGGGACTTCATCGAGAGCTGGCGCTGCTGGTGAAGGCAGGCATGACGCCGATACAGGCCATCACCGCCGCCACGCGCAACACCGCAGCCAGCATGGGCAAAGACGCCGACAGCGGCACGATCGAAACCGGCAAACTCGGCGACCTGGTGCTGCTCGACGCCGATCCGCTGGCCGACATCGGCAACCTGGCGAAGATCAATACCGTGCTGCGCGGCGGACGGAAGATTACGCCGGACGAACCGGACATTTACTAG